A stretch of Henckelia pumila isolate YLH828 chromosome 4, ASM3356847v2, whole genome shotgun sequence DNA encodes these proteins:
- the LOC140864013 gene encoding beta-carotene 3-hydroxylase, chloroplastic-like, protein MAAGMSLFTSCRTVVHFKHTPLPPTSTNSPTLLFSPLDKFRKISRFKRSKQPDLTVCFVVEEEKLAAAGLVVSLEDDPTERSGDEREKEISALRVAEKMARKRSERFTYLVAAVMSSLGITSMAVMAVYYRFAWQMEGGEVPYTEMFGTFALSVGAAVGMEFWARWAHEALWHASLWHMHESHHKPREGPFELNDVFAIINAVPAIALMAYGFFNKGLIPGLCFGAGLGITLFGIAYMFVHDGLVHKRFPVGPIANVPYLRRVASAHQLHHSEKFNGVPYGLFLGPKELEEVGGLEELEKEINRRIRLSKSL, encoded by the exons ATGGCCGCCGGAATGTCCCTCTTCACCAGCTGCAGAACCGTCGTCCATTTCAAGCACACCCCACTCCCCCCCACCTCAACCAACTCACCCACTTTACTCTTTTCCCCTCTCGATAAATTTCGCAAGATTTCGAGGTTCAAGCGGAGCAAGCAGCCCGATTTGACGGTCTGCTTCGTGGTGGAGGAGGAGAAATTGGCGGCGGCGGGATTAGTGGTCAGCTTGGAGGATGATCCGACCGAGAGGAGCGGAGACGAGCGTGAGAAGGAAATCTCCGCCCTCCGGGTGGCGGAGAAAATGGCGAGGAAGAGATCGGAGAGGTTCACTTATCTTGTCGCGGCGGTTATGTCCAGTTTAGGGATCACTTCAATGGCGGTGATGGCTGTTTACTACAGATTCGCTTGGCAAATGGAG GGTGGAGAGGTACCGTACACAGAAATGTTTGGTACATTTGCTCTCTCCGTTGGGGCCGCT GTTGGAATGGAGTTCTGGGCAAGATGGGCACATGAAGCCTTGTGGCATGCTTCATTGTGGCACATGCACGAG TCTCATCATAAACCAAGAGAAGGGCCATTTGAGCTGAATGATGTGTTTGCCATAATTAATGCTGTTCCGGCCATTGCCCTGATGGCCTATGGGTTCTTCAACAAAGGCCTCATTCCTGGCCTCTGTTTTGGCGCT GGTCTAGGGATAACCTTGTTCGGGATTGCTTACATGTTCGTCCACGATGGTCTCGTCCACAAAAGATTTCCTGTGGGGCCCATCGCCAACGTGCCTTATTTAAGGAGAGTAGCCTCTGCCCATCAG CTCCATCATTCGGAGAAGTTCAACGGGGTCCCATACGGGTTGTTCCTCGGACCCAAG GAGCTTGAAGAGGTAGGAGGGCTTGAAGAGTTAGAGAAGGAAATTAATCGGAGAATTAGATTATCGAAGAGCTTgtga